A window of the Brassica oleracea var. oleracea cultivar TO1000 chromosome C1, BOL, whole genome shotgun sequence genome harbors these coding sequences:
- the LOC106297300 gene encoding 4-substituted benzoates-glutamate ligase GH3.12-like, whose amino-acid sequence MNTLTDKDVAMSLLEDLTSNVKQIQDEVLEEILRCDANTEYLQSFLHGSADKELFKKNVPVGTYEDFKPYIERVVNGEPSGLVSGRPLTGFVLSSGTSSGKQKLIPMNDKYLENTKLLTDFRSIVLSKHVDGHNQGKSLKLLFTGPSSMTLSGLPASYASTFFFKSDYFKNPPSFWDTSFTTPGEVIYCPDTKQSLYCQLLCGLVMRDEVTGIGAVFASIFVQGMIFLEKTWKDMCSNIRSGQLSDWITDLGCRESVSKILGGPNPQLADQIQDICSQKSWKGIIPQLWPNTKFVEGVITGQMAQYVPALEFYVDDQLPLYSPAYSSSESPFAVNMNPLCKPQDISYTFIPNMSYFEFLPIDEGNDDAIVDLVDVKLGSYYELVVTTYSGLHRCKVGDVLQVTGFYNSAPQFKFVRRQNVVISVYLEATTEEELLKAVKRATEVIESSNIMLRDFTCYPHIADTPGHYVLYWELKGNNYDGISELDPDMMVECCSVIEESLNALYRKFRSKEKTIGALEIRVVQPGTFDSLMEYFIAQGATLTQYKTPRCIKSPEALQVLESKVVSRFSGEKLPHVDSVLC is encoded by the exons ATGAATACTCTCACTGACAAAGATGTTGCCATGTCGCTTCTTGAGGATTTAACGTCCAATGTGAAGCAAATACAAGATGAAGTATTAGAAGAGATACTAAGATGTGATGCAAACACTGAGTACCTTCAAAGTTTTCTCCATGGGAGTGCTGATAAAGAGCTGTTCAAGAAGAATGTACCGGTAGGGACCTATGAAGATTTCAAGCCTTACATCGAGCGTGTCGTCAACGGAGAGCCATCTGGTCTCGTTTCCGGCAGGCCTCTTACTGGATTCGTGCTATC GTCTGGAACGTCAAGCGGGAAACAGAAGTTAATACCTATGAACGACAAATACTTGGAGAACACAAAATTATTAACTGATTTTCGGTCCATCGTATTATCCAA GCATGTCGATGGTCACAACCAAGGAAAATCGCTGAAGCTCCTCTTCACCGGGCCATCCTCCATGACTCTATCTGGTTTGCCAGCTTCTTACGCTAGTACATTTTTCTTTAAAAGCGATTATTTTAAGAACCCACCATCATTTTGGGACACTTCGTTCACAACTCCCGGTGAAGTTATATATTGTCCCGACACGAAGCAGAGTTTATACTGTCAACTTCTTTGTGGTCTTGTCATGAGAGATGAAGTTACTGGAATCGGTGCTGTGTTCGCTTCTATCTTTGTCCAAGGAATGATTTTCCTTGAAAAAACTTGGAAAGACATGTGCAGTAACATACGGTCAGGTCAGCTCAGTGACTGGATCACCGACCTCGGATGCAGAGAATCTGTTTCTAAGATACTTGGAGGACCTAATCCTCAATTGGCAGACCAAATCCAAGACATATGCAGCCAAAAATCATGGAAAGGTATAATCCCACAGCTTTGGCCTAACACCAAATTTGTCGAGGGTGTTATTACAGGACAGATGGCTCAATATGTTCCAGCGTTGGAGTTTTACGTCGATGATCAGTTGCCTCTATATTCCCCAGCGTATTCCTCTTCTGAATCTCCGTTCGCGGTAAATATGAATCCTCTATGCAAACCACAAGATATATCCTACACATTTATTCCCAACATGTCATACTTCGAGTTTCTACCGATTGATGAGGGAAATGATGACGCAATTGTGGATCTTGTGGACGTCAAGTTAGGTAGCTACTACGAACTCGTAGTCACCACTTATTCAG GTTTACACAGGTGTAAAGTGGGTGATGTTCTCCAGGTGACTGGGTTTTATAATAGCGCACCACAGTTTAAATTCGTACGCAGACAAAATGTGGTCATAAGTGTATATTTGGAGGCCACAACTGAAGAAGAGCTTTTAAAAGCAGTGAAACGTGCTACAGAAGTCATTGAATCTTCAAATATAATGCTGAGGGATTTCACATGCTATCCTCATATCGCTGACACTCCAGGTCACTATGTTCTTTATTGGGAACTCAAAGGCAACAACTATGATGGCATCAGTGAGCTTGATCCTGATATGATGGTGGAATGCTGCTCGGTAATCGAAGAATCACTCAATGCTCTTTACAGGAAATTTAGGAGCAAGGAGAAAACTATTGGAGCGTTGGAGATAAGGGTTGTTCAACCAGGAACGTTTGACTCTCTCATGGAATATTTCATTGCTCAAGGTGCTACTTTGACTCAATACAAGACACCGAGATGCATAAAATCTCCCGAGGCCTTACAAGTTCTTGAAAGCAAGGTTGTTTCTCGTTTTTCGGGCGAGAAATTACCTCATGTGGACTCTGTTCTGTGTTAA
- the LOC106328976 gene encoding LOW QUALITY PROTEIN: gamma-gliadin (The sequence of the model RefSeq protein was modified relative to this genomic sequence to represent the inferred CDS: deleted 1 base in 1 codon; substituted 1 base at 1 genomic stop codon): MASSRFFLVAASLLMAIMFSAMITSSRATKQLTKKQTLKPKFFGQPFPKPGLPQFPRPGGFPTNPMPFPQFPKPGFPQLPGQGFPKNPMPFPQFPKPGFPQFPGFGFPKFPQFPKPGSPSFPPATPTISTPPLSRLLQLXAIETSPPSLYNSNIVTVVTILFLMCEGFYHQHKLTEYGLVALRCDEY, from the exons ATGGCCTCATCTAGATTCTTTTTAGTAGCTGCTTCTCTTCTCATGGCAATCATGTTCTCTGCCATGATCACTTCAAGCCGCGCCACAAAACAGCTTACCAAGAAACAAACATTAAAACCGAAGTTTTTTGGACAGCCTTTCCCCAAACCCGGTCTTCCTCAGTTTCCAAGACCCGGCGGTTTCCCAACAAATCCAATGCCATTCCCTCAATTCCCTAAACCCGGTTTTCCTCAACTCCCAGGGCAAGGTTTCCCAAAGAACCCCATGCCTTTCCCTCAATTCCCAAAACCCGGTTTTCCTCAATTCCCCGGTTTTGGTTTCCCAAAATTCCCTCAGTTTCCAAAACCCGGTTCACCTTCTTTCCCTCCAGCAACGCCAACCATCTCCACTCCG CCTCTATCCCGGTTACTCCAACTTTGAGCAATTGAAACTTCTCCTCCAAGCTTATATAATTCAAATATTGTAACTGTTGTAACTATACTCTTCCTCATGTGTGAAGGATTCTATCATCAACATAAGCTAACTGAATATGGATTGGTGGCTTTAAGATGTGATGAGTATTGA